DNA from Actinomyces sp. oral taxon 897:
CCAATGACACGGGGCGTCATAATATTGAGGTCTGGAACGACCTCGTCTCACCCAGAGACCTTGTCATCTGCCTGCTGGTCGCGGCCGCCTGTACCGTCGCCGCGGTGCTCATCTCCTCCAGGGTCGGCGGGCAGCCGCTTTTCTGGGGGCTGGGGGCGTCGGTCGTCGGATTCACCGTGAACTGCTTCCTCGTGGCCCCCAAGCGTGAGGTCACTATTGTCGACGAGGTGCCCGATACCGGTGACGACGCCGGTCAGGGCGCAGGCGAGGACGGTGCCAGGTGAGCGTCGACCTCGTCCTCCTCATGCTGGCGGCCGTTCTCGGCGCCGTCGCCCTGTACACCTTTATCGGCTTTATCCCCGGTACCGACGAGACCAGCGTCCTCGCCCCCGTCACCCTGGCCCTGGTGCTCTCCGGGGCCCCGCCGCAGGTGGTGCTCTCCTTCTTTGTCTCGGCGGTCGTCACGCTCAACCTCATGAACGGCATACCCACGGCTCTGGTGGGGCTGCCCGGTGGCGTAATGTCGGCGCCGCTGATGGAGCACTCCGTGCTCCTGCGCAACCGGGGACTGGCCTCGGACACCATTAGGAAGATGGCGGTCGGCTCCGCCATCGGGACCCTGGTCTCCATCCCCCTGAGCTTCGCCCTGGCGGGCCTGATCGCACGCTTCGCCGAGCCCATTAAGGCCCAGGCCCCTCTTATCCTCGCGGCCTGCGCGGTGCTCCTGGCGCTGCTCGGGAGGAACCGGATCCTGGCGCTGGTGGCGATCGTCCCCATGGCGCTCATGTTCGAGGCCCTGCCCGCCCTCTACCACGCGACCCACATTATCCCCGCTGACAAGAAGGTGAGTATCTCCTTCTTCCTGGGGATCACGGTGGGCCCCATGCTCGTCACCCTGCTCGAGCTGCTCAACCCCAGGCGCCGTGAGGCCCTTCCGCACGGGGACCGCACCAGGACGGCGCTCCTGCGCTCCGGCTTCCGCTCCCAGGCGCTCATGCCCGGCAACCTGGTCACCCGCTCCGAGGGCTGGTGGAGCACCGCCATGGCGGCGCTCTCCACGCCCCTGTTCATGCTCAGTCCCGTGGGCCTGACCTTCCTGCTGGGGGAGGCCTCGGTGGCACGCATGAAGGACGACCCGGTGCGCCGCTCCCAGCGCGCCGTGACCGTCATGAGCGCCCTGACGCACTCGACCTACCTGGCTGGCGTCATTATCCCGCTGGTCGCGCTGGGCTTCCCCGTCTCGGGCGTGTCCGCCGGGCCCGCGATGCCGCTGTTCGAGGCGCCGCCCGTCTACGACCTGGAGGGGCACAACAACCTGCACTACCAGCTGCACATGCCCGGTTTTATCGGGGCGGTGGCCCTGGGCGCGCTCATCGCCGTGGTCATCACCTACGTCATCGCGGTGCGCTGGTCCTCCCAGATCACCTACTTCGTGACCCGGCGCGTCCCGCACGAGGCGGTGCTCGCCCTGTTCACGGCGTTCATTATGCTGCTGGCCTACATTGACGCGGGCATCCCCAACGTCTTCGGGGTGCTGATCATCGGCGTGGCGTGCGGGGCGCTCAACCGCCTGGGGGTCAACTACGGCGTGCAGTTCATGACGCTCTACGCCGCCCCCGGCATAGTCAAGGCGCTGGCCTCCCTGGCCTGATCCCTGACCACTTCCGGCGACGTACCTTGAGCGCCGGGGACGTACCTTAAAGGTACGTCCCCGGCGCTCAAGGTACGTCCCCGTTGCTTGTGCGGGCCCCTAGCCCGAGCGGCGGGCGAGGCGGTCCAGGTCCGCCCCCAGCAGGCGCGCCTGCTCGGCGGTGCGGCCCGTGACCAGCACGTCCGTGCGGCGCAGGGCCCTGACGTCGGACGCCCCCAGCAGGGTCATGAGGGTGCGCACGTGCTCGGTCCACGTCCTCAGCTCCTGCTCCAGCCCGTGGGCGCCGCGGCCGGACAGGGTGCGCAGGAAGTGCCCTGAGACGCCCACGGCGCAGGCGCCCAGGGCCAGACAGCGCACCACGTCCAGGGGGGTGCGCACGCCCCCCGAGGCCAGCACCGGCAGCCTCGGATCCTCGCCACCGAGCACCTCCAGGAGGCACAGCGCCGTCGGCTGCCCCCAGCCGCTCAGGTAGGAGTAGTCCTGGTCGGGACGCCGGGCGTTCTCAATGGCGATGAAGTCCGTACCCCCGGCGCCGGCCACGTCCACCGCGTCCACGCCGCACCCCGCCAGGGTCTCCACGGTGCGCCGGGAGAGCCCGAACCCCACCTCCTTGACCACCACCGGCACGTCCACGGCCGCGGCGATGTCGGCCACGCCCCGGGACCAGTGGCGCAGGTCCCGGTCGCCCTCGGGCATGACCAGCTCCTGGGCCGCGTTGAGGTGGACCTGCAGGGCGTCGGCCCCGATCATCTCCACGGCGCGCACCGCCTGCTCCGGGCTGACCGTGGGGCCCACGTTGGCCAGGACGAAGGCGTGCGGGGCCTCGCGCCGGATGACCTCGAAGCCGTCGGCGCACCCCGGATCCCTTAAGGCCACGTGCTGGGAGCCGCAGGCGATCGCCACGCCGGCCGCGGCGGCCCCCCGGGCCAGGTCGGCGTTGACCCGGGCCGTGGCCGGGGTGCCCCCGGTCATGGCGTTGACGTAGAAGGGGACCGGCCAGGGGGAGCCGCACACGCTCGTGCTGACGTCGACCTCCCGGGCGCTGGCCGCGGGCAGGGCGTGGTGGACGAAGGACACGTCGTCAAAGGCGTTGGGGCGGTCCGTCCGGTGCAGGCGCAGGGCCAGCTCCAGGTGCTCGTCCTTGCGGCTGGCGTGCTCCCACCTGGTGGGCCGGCTCACGGTGCGTCCTCGGGGCGTGAGTAGACCGACAGGTCCAGGGGCCGGATGCCGGCCGCCTCCCAGGCCGAGCACATGCCGGGTATGTCCGTACCCGGCAGGCACAGGGCGATACCGCAGTCCCCGCCCCCGGCGCCGGAGCTCTTGGCCGCGGCCCCGTGCTCCTGGGCGACCTCCACCAGACGCCGCAGCCGGGGGGTCTCAATGGCGATCCCGCTGGTGGCGCCCAGGCGGGTCAGGAGGCGGCGGCTGCGCCCGATCTGCTGCCTGACCTGCCGGGGGTCGTCCTCCTCCAGGGCCCTCACCAGGGCGTCCAGGCAGCTCTCGGAGTCACGCAGGAACGCGCTGTAGGCGGCGTCGTCGGCCCCGCCGCGGGCACGGGCCCGGACGCCGGCCACCAGCTGGGGGGTGGAGGCGGGGGTGCCGGTCCAGCCCACGCGCAGGGAGGGCCTCGGCGGGTCCAGGCGGCGGATGAGCAGGTGCGGCCAGGGGGAGCGCACCAGGTCGCCCACGCTGGTGCGCTCACGTACCTCGTGCAGCCACCGGCGGTCGGGGGAGGTGTAGCTGACCCACCCGGTGAAGGCGCTGGCCGCGATGTCGCCCCCCGACCCGACGGGCTGCACGGCCTCGCTGGCCAGCACGGCCAGCTTGTAGACGGCCAGGTCGTCCAGGGGCAGGTCGTAGAACCCGGCCACGGCACGCACCGTGGCCACGGTCACCGCCGCGGAGGACCCCAGACCGAGCTTGCGCCCGTCGGGCTCGGCCAGCTCGCTGTGCACGTCCAGGTCGAAGAAGCGCAGCTCCCCGCCGCCCTCGCGCACCACCTGCTCCACGTGGCGGATCGCCGAGACCACGTAGTCGTTGGACTGCCGCTCGACCACCACCGTGCCGTCGGGGCTGCGGTACCAGGTCAGGTAGCGGGTCTCGTACAGGGCGGAGGTAATGCGCCCGGTGTGCTCGGCGGGGGTGACGCGCACCGTGATGAAACGGTCCACCGCCACCAGCAGCGCCTGGTGCCCGGGCTCGACGACGGCGTACTCCCCGGCGATGTAGAGCTTGCCGGGCGCGCTCCGGCGGATCACGGGCGGGCCCCCTCCACGCGCACGCCCCCTCCCGGGTACCTGACCCACACGTCCGCGTCGGTCAGGCGCTCCCTCAGGGCAGCGGCCACCTGCTCGGCGCTGCTGCCCCGGGTGAGGACCTTCACGTTGGGGCCGGCGTCAATGGTGGCCCAGGCGGGCAGGCCGGCCTCACGCAGGTCGCGGACGGCCTGGAGCGCCTGGAGGGTGCGCGGCAGCCAGTACACGACGGCGGGGCGCGCGGCGATCATGGTGGCGTGCATGCCCAGGGCGTTGGCCTCGACCACCTGGCCCAGGCCCTCCAGGTCGCCGTCGCGCACCGCCTCCAGCGCGGCGCCCAGGTCCCGGCCACTGGCCTCCACCCAGGCGGGGTAGAGCGGTGAGGTGTCCACGGTGCGGCGCATGGCCACCGTGCTGGGGACGGGCTTGTGCCCCGCGCAGAGCACGAGCACGACCATGGCCAGGTCCGTCCGGCAGGTGACGGGCTCGGCGTAGGAGGTGGCGTCGTCGGTGCCCGCGTTCCACAGCACCAGGGGGCCGAAGACCGAGCGCGCCGCCGAGCCGGAGCCGCGTCGGGCCAGCCGGGACAGGGCGCGGTCGTCAAGGTCCATGCCCGCCGCCCGGGAGGCGGCCGCGGCCAGGGCGGCGAACCCCGCCGCGGAGCTGGCCAGGCCGGCCGCCAGCGGCACCGTGCTGGTGGAGGTCACGGTGGCGGGCGCCGTGACGCCCGAGCGGGCCCGCACCAGGTCCAGGAAGCGGGTCACCCGCCCCAGCGCCGTCCCGGCCAGGCGGGCGCCGTCCACGCTCACCGCGTCCGCCCCGTCCGCCCCGCCGTCAAAGGAGACCGTGGTGGTGGTCCGGGTGGCGTCCAGGGTCAGGGACAGGCTGGAGGTGGTGGGGATCCGCAGCGACTCGTCCGCCTTGCCCCAGTACTTGATCAGGGCGATATTGGCGTTCGCGCTGGCGGTGGCGGTGGGCGTCACGCGGCCACCTCGCTGGTGCGCATCCGGTAGGCCCAGGTGGCGGGCGCACCGGCGTGCCCCAGGGCGGAGCGGACGCGCTCGGCGTCCTGGTCGCCGGCCAGGGCGATGACGCAGCCGCCCAGGCCCCCTCCGGTGAGCTTGGCGCCCAGCGCCCCGGCGGCGCGGGCGGCACCGGTGAGGTGGTCCAGGACCGGCAGGCTCAGGCCGAGCTCGGCGAGCACGTCGTGCGCCTGGTCCATGGCCGCCCCCAGGGCGGGGGCGTCACCCCGGTCCATGGCCGTGATCCCCGTGTGCGCCAGCGCGCCCAGGCTGGCGATGAGAGGGCCGATGCCCTGGGGGTCCTGCTCGTAGCGCCGGCGCAGGCCGCCCACGGCCTGGCGGGTGGAGCCGTGGACGCCGGAGTCGGCGATGAGCAGGTAGGCGTGGTCGATGTGCTGGCTGAGCTGGTGCATCTGCCCGCCCTGGAAGCGTATGGGGGCGGGGGAGCAGGTGGCCGCCGCGTCCAGCCCCGAGGGCCGGCCGTGGGCGACCTTCTCGGCCGTCTGCGTGAGCGCGAACAGCTCCTCGCGGGAGGCCTGACGCCCGCAGGCGTCCAGGACCGCGCGGATGACGGCGCCCGCGGCGGCCGCCGAGGACCCCAGCCCGCGCTCGTGGGGGAAGTCGCTGTGGGTGGTGACCTCAAAGGACTGCCCCAGGCACCCGGAGAACTCGCGGGCCGCCTCGAAGGCGCGCACGACACAGGCGAACCGGGGGCCGCTGGCGTCCATGGGCCCGTGGTAGCCCAGGCTGTGCAGCTGTGAGGGGCCGGGCACGGGGGTGGCCGTGGCCCGCATCCGCAGGTCATGCAGGGGCACGGCGACGGCGGGGTGGCCGTAGACCACGGAGTGCTCGCCCAGGAGGATGGCCTTGGCCCAGGTCCGGCCGTGTCCCTCACGGGCGGGGGAGTGGGGTTCCATGTCTTTATTCCTTGCCTGTGGCCCAGGGGTGCGGGGAGGCCGGGCCGGGTAGGGACGCGTGCTGCACCGCGGGCCGGGTGGCGCTGGTGCCGTGGCCCCGTCGTGTCCTCAAGGCGCCCTTATCGGAGCGGAGCTCCTGAGGCCCTTACGGTTCCACGCCAGAGCGGGGCCGAGCGTATCAGTCCCGTTTGCCCGCCCACAAGTAGTGGGCGTCACCTGCCCGGGGTGCCCCGGTGCGGGTGCCCTGAGGCTGGCGCCGTCGCGCGGCTGGCGAGTGGCGCGCCGCTGGCGGGAGCGGCGCGACGTCTCGGTGCGGCGGTTGCAGGGGGCGCCGGTTGCCGGGAGGCCGTCGGGCTGCGGGTATGGTGGCGGGCGAGACCAGCCGTCGGCGCCCCGCGCGGATCCGCCGTGCGGACGCCGTATCCGTGTTCCGGAGGAAGAGGACAGCATGGGTGAGCTCATTGGGATGATCGTCTTCGGGGGCCTCATTGGCGCCCTGGCCCGCCTGTTCATGAGGGGCAAGCAGGACATCTCGGTCGTGTGGACCATTGCGCTGGGGTGCGTGGGGGCCTTCGTCGGCGGCTGGGTGTCAGGGCTGCTCGGCGTCGCCTCAACCCCCGGCATTGACTGGATCCGCTGGATCCTGTCCGTCCTCGCGGCCATGGCCGCGATCTCCGTCTACCTCGGCGCCACCGGCCGCAGGTAGCAGGGGCGCCTGCAACGGGCGCAGGCGGCCTGCGGCGCGGCCGAGCCCGCGCGACAGGATGACGCCAGCCCCGCTCGTCACGGTTCCGTCGGCATTGGCGCCGGCTTCGCCGAACGCATTCGGTCCTCGGTCCAGTACGACGGGTCCTCGCTGGGAACCGTGTGGTAGGCGATCTCCGTCTCCTCCGAGGGCGATACCACCGGGATATCGTGCCAGCGGAGTACGAGGAGGGCGACGACCAGGGCCGCCACCATGACCAGCAGCGTCGTGACCGCCAGGGGCAGCCGTGAGTCGTCCTGCATTTCTATTCCTACTCTGAGGTGTCCGTGGTGCTCAGAGGCCCTGGATGACCTGGCGACTGGCCAGGGGCTCGTTGAGGGTGATGGTTGTGATCGTGCTCAGGGCGACCGCCATGCAGTCGCCGGATCCCGGCAAGGCGCCGGTGCTCAGGGTGATGGTGACAGCCTGGGGTGTCTGCTCCACCAGGGCGTGCACGCCCTGGCAGGAGGCGGGCCCGGCAAAGTAGGTGATCTCGATGGTGGTGTCGTCCACGGCGCGCCAGGACTTCCAGCGTACGGGCACCATGGGGGAGACCAGGTCGTCACGGGGGACCATGACCTGGGGCCCGTACGTCTCGTTCCCGGTCTGCGCCGCGGGGTCTCGGGCAGGGGCGCAGCCGGTCAGGAGGAGGGCCACGATGCCCAGGACGGCGGCCTGTTTTCTTGACATCTCTCGTCTCCTGCGGTGGCGTCCTAAAGTGCCACGCACTTGGTGCCGGGCTGACTGCAGGGAAAACCCTCAAATTAGATTGTAGCACAGGTTATGAGCTCTGTCACTCGCGTTCAGCTCCGCAGGCGCGTCCCCAGCGTCTGGGCCCTCAGGGGGAGGCCGTCACCAGCCCGGACTCGTAGGCGGCGATGACGAGCTGGGCCCGGTCGCGCGCCCCCAGCCGGGCCAGGAGGGCGGTGATGTGGCTGCGGCACGTGGCCCGGGTGATCGACAGCTCCGCCTCGATCTGGGTGTTGGACAGGCCCCGTGCGATCAGCACCAGGACCTCGCGCTGGCGCGGCGTCAGCGCCCCCACCCCGCCAGCGGCCCCGGCGTCGCCCCACCTGCGCGGGACGGCGGCCGGGACGCCCTGGGCCACCAGGCGCTCCAGGGCGCGCGGGCTGAGTAGGGACTGCCCGGCGTGCACCGTGCGGATGGCGTCCACCAGCACCTGGGGGTCGGTGTCCTTCAGGAGGAACCCGCTGGCCCCCGCCCGCAGGGCGCCCAGGACGTAGTCGTCGACGTCGAACATGGTCAGCACCAGGATCCTGGTGGCGACCAGGTCCGGGTCGGCCACCAGGCTGGCCGTGGCCTGGATGCCGTCCGTGCCGGGCATCTGGATGTCCATGACCACCACGTCGGGGCGGTGCTCACGGGCCAGGGCCAGGGCCGCCTGGCCGTCGGCGGCGGTGGCCACCACGCTCAGGTCCGCCTCGGCCTGGATGAGCGCGGCCAGGGAGCTGCGCATGAGCGCCTGGTCCTCGGCGACCAGGACCCGTACCGGCCTCCCCGGGCCCGCCCTCCCCGTCTCCGCGGCCTGCGCGGCCCCGCTCACGACCCCGCCTCCCCGCCGGGCCGGGGCGCACCGGCCCCGGTCCGCCCGCCTGCGTCGGCCCGCTCCCGGCCGGTCCGAGCGCCCCGGGCCGGTCCCGCGCCCGCCCCGCCCGCGTCCTCAACCCGGGCGGGCGCGCCCGGGCGCTGAGGGCCTGGGGCGGGGCCACAGGCGTCCCCAGCCCGGGCGGGCAGCTCCAGGACCACGGTGAAACCGTCCCCGACGGGCCCCGCCGTGAGGCTTCCACCCAGGGCCTGCGCCTGCTCCCGCAGGCCCGTCAGCCCGTAGCCGCTGCCGGGCTGGGGGACCCAGTCCGGGCCGGGGCCGGCGTCGGACACGCGCAGGCTCAGTCGCCCGGGACCGGTGTCCGCCTCCACACGCACCGGGCTGGGCCCCGCGTGACGGGCCGTGTTGACCAGGGCCTCACGCACCACCCGCAGCGCCAGGTCCTCGGCGGGGGCGGCGCCACAGGGTGCCGGTGGCGGCGCAGCCCGCCGGGCCTCGGCGTCCCCACCCCGCAGGACCGCCAGCATGCGCCGCAGGTCGGCGGTGGCCTCGTGCCCGGCCTGCTCGATCTGGGCCAGGGCCTGGCGCAGGCCCTCAGGATCCCGGTGCAGACGCTGGGCCACGGCCGCGTGCACCGTGATCGCCCCCAGCCCGCCCGAGACCAGGTCGTGCAGCTCACGGGACAGCGCCAGGCGGTCCTCGGCCACCGCCCGCGCCGCCGCCAGGTCGGCCAGGCGGGCCTCATAGGCGCGCCTCTCACGCCGTCGCAGCCACACGGTCAGGGCGAAGGCCGTCACCAGGGCCGCCACGGTGGTCGCCCGTACCAGCGGACTGGGGGCCTGCTCGGAGCCTACGAGGGACAGGGCCGCCATGAAGGTGACCAGCACCGGCACGGGCCAGTGCCGGGACGACACCTTCTCTCCCACCGGGTAGGACCTGCTGCTCACGCCCCCACTCTAGGCAGGCCCCGCCGGCAGCGGCATCAGACCACGGTCTGAGGGACCGGGCTCCGACCCGGGACGCCCCGGGCCCTCCCCGGAGCCGACGCCGCCCGGCCCGGGAGCACCCACACTGGCGCCATGATCGTTATCGACTCCCTGAGCAAGAGCTACCGGGGCCGCGAGATCCTCCACCAGGTGTCCTTCCGGGCACGCCCCGGCCGGGTCACCGGCTTCGTGGGACGCAACGGCGCGGGCAAGTCCACCACCCTGCGCTGCCTGCTGGGCCTGGACCACCTCGACGGCGGCCGCGCCCTGGTCCTGGACCGGCCCTACGCCCGCCTGCGCCACCCGCTACGCCACGTCGGCGCCGTGCTCGACGGCGCCGGGGCCGCCCCCTCCCGCACCGGGTACGCCCACCTGCGCTGGGTGGCCACGGGCGCGGGCCTGCCACGACGTCGGGTCAACGAGGTCCTGGAGGCCGTCGGCCTGGCCCAGGCCGCCCGGCGCCCGGTGTCCACCTACTCCCTGGGGATGGGCCAGCGCCTGGGCCTGGCCACGGCGCTCCTGGGCGACCCGCAGGTGCTCGTCCTGGACGAGCCGGTCAACGGCCTGGACCCCGAGGGCATCCGGTGGATCCGGGACCTGCTCAGGGCGCGTGCCGCGGCCGGGGGGACGGTCCTGCTCTCCAGCCACCTGCTGGGCGAGCTCGCCGAGGTGGCCGACGACGTCGTCGTCATCGCCGACGGGCGGGTACGGTTCGCCGGGACCCTGGAGTCGGCCCGGGCCGGGTACGCCACCTTCGAGGACGCCTTCTTCCACCTTGCCGACCAGGGCCCGGACGGGGCCCCGCCGGCCTACCAGGCAGGGGCCGCCTCATGAGCGGGGCCGTGCGGGTCCTGCACGCCGAGGTGCTCAAGGCCCTGAGTCTTAAGCCCGTGTGGTTGGGGTCGGCCCTGGCCCTGGTCCTGCCGCTGCTCGTCACCTGGGTCGCCAGCTCCGGCCTGGTAGCCGACCTGAGGGCGGGTGACCCCTACGCCCTGGAGCAGCTCACCGACATGCCCTTTATGGAGCTGAGCATGGCGGGAGTGCCCGGCCTGGTCATTACGGCGACCGCGGTGTTCGCCAGCGAGTTCCAGCGCGGCAGCCAGGAGACCGGGGGCACCCGCCAGCTGGCCACCACCCTGCTGGTGGATCCCGGCCGCCGCCCCACGCTGGTAGCCAAGATCCTGGTGGTCCTCCTGGCAGGCGTCCTTCTGCTGGCCGGGGCGCTGGCCCTGGAGCTGTCCCTGCTCCACCACCTCCTGGGTGAGTGGGCCTCCACGCGCAGTGACCTCACGCCCGGACGCCTGGCGGCCCTGGCCGCCTGGTGGGGGATCAACGCCCTGCTGGCGGCGGCGCTGGCCACCCTGAGCCGGGGGGCGACGGTGCCCCTGGTCGCCCTGGTCACGGCCTCGAGCCTGGTCTCCCCCTCCGTGCTGCTGAGCAAGGTGACCG
Protein-coding regions in this window:
- a CDS encoding tripartite tricarboxylate transporter permease; its protein translation is MSVDLVLLMLAAVLGAVALYTFIGFIPGTDETSVLAPVTLALVLSGAPPQVVLSFFVSAVVTLNLMNGIPTALVGLPGGVMSAPLMEHSVLLRNRGLASDTIRKMAVGSAIGTLVSIPLSFALAGLIARFAEPIKAQAPLILAACAVLLALLGRNRILALVAIVPMALMFEALPALYHATHIIPADKKVSISFFLGITVGPMLVTLLELLNPRRREALPHGDRTRTALLRSGFRSQALMPGNLVTRSEGWWSTAMAALSTPLFMLSPVGLTFLLGEASVARMKDDPVRRSQRAVTVMSALTHSTYLAGVIIPLVALGFPVSGVSAGPAMPLFEAPPVYDLEGHNNLHYQLHMPGFIGAVALGALIAVVITYVIAVRWSSQITYFVTRRVPHEAVLALFTAFIMLLAYIDAGIPNVFGVLIIGVACGALNRLGVNYGVQFMTLYAAPGIVKALASLA
- the fni gene encoding type 2 isopentenyl-diphosphate Delta-isomerase; this encodes MSRPTRWEHASRKDEHLELALRLHRTDRPNAFDDVSFVHHALPAASAREVDVSTSVCGSPWPVPFYVNAMTGGTPATARVNADLARGAAAAGVAIACGSQHVALRDPGCADGFEVIRREAPHAFVLANVGPTVSPEQAVRAVEMIGADALQVHLNAAQELVMPEGDRDLRHWSRGVADIAAAVDVPVVVKEVGFGLSRRTVETLAGCGVDAVDVAGAGGTDFIAIENARRPDQDYSYLSGWGQPTALCLLEVLGGEDPRLPVLASGGVRTPLDVVRCLALGACAVGVSGHFLRTLSGRGAHGLEQELRTWTEHVRTLMTLLGASDVRALRRTDVLVTGRTAEQARLLGADLDRLARRSG
- a CDS encoding phosphomevalonate kinase, producing MIRRSAPGKLYIAGEYAVVEPGHQALLVAVDRFITVRVTPAEHTGRITSALYETRYLTWYRSPDGTVVVERQSNDYVVSAIRHVEQVVREGGGELRFFDLDVHSELAEPDGRKLGLGSSAAVTVATVRAVAGFYDLPLDDLAVYKLAVLASEAVQPVGSGGDIAASAFTGWVSYTSPDRRWLHEVRERTSVGDLVRSPWPHLLIRRLDPPRPSLRVGWTGTPASTPQLVAGVRARARGGADDAAYSAFLRDSESCLDALVRALEEDDPRQVRQQIGRSRRLLTRLGATSGIAIETPRLRRLVEVAQEHGAAAKSSGAGGGDCGIALCLPGTDIPGMCSAWEAAGIRPLDLSVYSRPEDAP
- the mvaD gene encoding diphosphomevalonate decarboxylase, with the translated sequence MTPTATASANANIALIKYWGKADESLRIPTTSSLSLTLDATRTTTTVSFDGGADGADAVSVDGARLAGTALGRVTRFLDLVRARSGVTAPATVTSTSTVPLAAGLASSAAGFAALAAAASRAAGMDLDDRALSRLARRGSGSAARSVFGPLVLWNAGTDDATSYAEPVTCRTDLAMVVLVLCAGHKPVPSTVAMRRTVDTSPLYPAWVEASGRDLGAALEAVRDGDLEGLGQVVEANALGMHATMIAARPAVVYWLPRTLQALQAVRDLREAGLPAWATIDAGPNVKVLTRGSSAEQVAAALRERLTDADVWVRYPGGGVRVEGARP
- the mvk gene encoding mevalonate kinase, which encodes MEPHSPAREGHGRTWAKAILLGEHSVVYGHPAVAVPLHDLRMRATATPVPGPSQLHSLGYHGPMDASGPRFACVVRAFEAAREFSGCLGQSFEVTTHSDFPHERGLGSSAAAAGAVIRAVLDACGRQASREELFALTQTAEKVAHGRPSGLDAAATCSPAPIRFQGGQMHQLSQHIDHAYLLIADSGVHGSTRQAVGGLRRRYEQDPQGIGPLIASLGALAHTGITAMDRGDAPALGAAMDQAHDVLAELGLSLPVLDHLTGAARAAGALGAKLTGGGLGGCVIALAGDQDAERVRSALGHAGAPATWAYRMRTSEVAA
- a CDS encoding GlsB/YeaQ/YmgE family stress response membrane protein; this translates as MGELIGMIVFGGLIGALARLFMRGKQDISVVWTIALGCVGAFVGGWVSGLLGVASTPGIDWIRWILSVLAAMAAISVYLGATGRR
- a CDS encoding response regulator transcription factor, with the protein product MSGAAQAAETGRAGPGRPVRVLVAEDQALMRSSLAALIQAEADLSVVATAADGQAALALAREHRPDVVVMDIQMPGTDGIQATASLVADPDLVATRILVLTMFDVDDYVLGALRAGASGFLLKDTDPQVLVDAIRTVHAGQSLLSPRALERLVAQGVPAAVPRRWGDAGAAGGVGALTPRQREVLVLIARGLSNTQIEAELSITRATCRSHITALLARLGARDRAQLVIAAYESGLVTASP
- a CDS encoding sensor histidine kinase; the protein is MSSRSYPVGEKVSSRHWPVPVLVTFMAALSLVGSEQAPSPLVRATTVAALVTAFALTVWLRRRERRAYEARLADLAAARAVAEDRLALSRELHDLVSGGLGAITVHAAVAQRLHRDPEGLRQALAQIEQAGHEATADLRRMLAVLRGGDAEARRAAPPPAPCGAAPAEDLALRVVREALVNTARHAGPSPVRVEADTGPGRLSLRVSDAGPGPDWVPQPGSGYGLTGLREQAQALGGSLTAGPVGDGFTVVLELPARAGDACGPAPGPQRPGAPARVEDAGGAGAGPARGARTGRERADAGGRTGAGAPRPGGEAGS
- a CDS encoding ATP-binding cassette domain-containing protein, with the protein product MIVIDSLSKSYRGREILHQVSFRARPGRVTGFVGRNGAGKSTTLRCLLGLDHLDGGRALVLDRPYARLRHPLRHVGAVLDGAGAAPSRTGYAHLRWVATGAGLPRRRVNEVLEAVGLAQAARRPVSTYSLGMGQRLGLATALLGDPQVLVLDEPVNGLDPEGIRWIRDLLRARAAAGGTVLLSSHLLGELAEVADDVVVIADGRVRFAGTLESARAGYATFEDAFFHLADQGPDGAPPAYQAGAAS
- a CDS encoding ABC transporter, with the protein product MSGAVRVLHAEVLKALSLKPVWLGSALALVLPLLVTWVASSGLVADLRAGDPYALEQLTDMPFMELSMAGVPGLVITATAVFASEFQRGSQETGGTRQLATTLLVDPGRRPTLVAKILVVLLAGVLLLAGALALELSLLHHLLGEWASTRSDLTPGRLAALAAWWGINALLAAALATLSRGATVPLVALVTASSLVSPSVLLSKVTDLAVYLPDAAAYSLFIRQTRFGITPTPTAAVVACGVWALAALVTTAVAWIRQDAS